Proteins from a single region of Pseudomonadota bacterium:
- a CDS encoding DUF72 domain-containing protein produces MTVGRLHLGTSSWSSPDWVGPFYPPGTPPERFIEHYATVYDTVEIDSTYYRMPTKANVEAWRSRTPEGFTFAVKTPGVITHEKALVDVGDDMAHFLEVIGGLGSRLGPVLLQFPYFNKQAFASPAPFLERLDAFLGTLPREARFAVEVRNKAWVKKPLVELCRTHRVALAWVEQAWMPSAAEWPKLTGGPTTDFAYVRFLGDRKKIEELTKTWDKMVIDRSAVLADWVPVIRGMIDNGVYTYAYFNNHFAGHAPESAEMFRKLWSGSVSSPRAPASTCGPPPR; encoded by the coding sequence ATGACCGTCGGCCGCCTCCACCTCGGTACCTCCTCCTGGTCCTCGCCGGACTGGGTCGGGCCGTTCTACCCGCCCGGGACACCGCCCGAGCGGTTCATCGAGCACTACGCCACCGTCTACGACACGGTCGAGATCGACTCTACCTACTACCGGATGCCGACCAAGGCGAACGTCGAGGCGTGGCGCAGCCGCACGCCCGAGGGGTTCACGTTCGCGGTGAAGACGCCGGGGGTGATCACGCACGAAAAGGCGCTCGTCGACGTCGGCGACGACATGGCCCACTTCCTGGAGGTGATCGGCGGGCTCGGATCGCGCCTTGGTCCGGTGCTGCTCCAGTTCCCGTACTTCAACAAGCAGGCGTTCGCGTCCCCTGCCCCGTTCCTCGAACGACTCGACGCCTTCCTCGGCACCCTGCCACGAGAGGCGCGCTTCGCCGTCGAGGTGCGGAACAAGGCATGGGTGAAGAAGCCGCTCGTCGAGCTGTGCCGCACCCACCGCGTTGCGCTCGCGTGGGTCGAGCAGGCATGGATGCCGTCTGCGGCCGAGTGGCCGAAGCTTACCGGCGGCCCGACGACCGACTTCGCGTACGTGCGCTTCCTGGGAGACCGCAAGAAGATCGAGGAGCTGACGAAGACTTGGGACAAGATGGTCATCGACCGCAGCGCCGTGCTCGCCGACTGGGTGCCGGTGATCCGCGGCATGATCGACAACGGCGTGTACACGTACGCCTACTTCAACAACCACTTCGCGGGGCACGCGCCGGAGAGCGCGGAGATGTTCCGGAAATTGTGGTCGGGATCCGTGTCCTCTCCGCGCGCTCCGGCATCGACATGCGGTCCGCCGCCGCGCTAA